GCAGAAGCCTTGTCAGGTCAAAAACTGGGAAATGAACTCTATCTTGGCTCTAACGTCCAAGAAGAGGTTGGTCTGCGTGGTGCTCATACATCTACAACTAAGTTTGATCCAGAAGTTTTCCTAGCCGTTGACTGCTCACCTGCTGGTGATGTTTATGGTGGCCAAGGCAAGATTGGGGATGGAACTTTGATTCGCTTCTACGATCCAGGTCACTTGCTTCTCCCAGGAATGAAGGATTTCCTTTTGACAACGGCTGAAGAAGCGGGTATCAAGTACCAATACTACTGTGGAAAAGGTGGAACGGACGCTGGAGCAGCTCATCTGAAAAATGGTGGTGTCCCATCAACAACCATCGGTGTCTGCGCTCGTTATATCCACTCTCACCAAACCCTCTACGCTATGGATGACTTCCTAGAAGCTCAAGCCTTCTTGCAAGCCTTGGTGAAAAAATTGGATCGTTCAACGGTTGATTTGATTAAAAATTATTAAGCATAAGGGAGGTGATCAGGATGGCAGAACCAAACCTAGAAAGCCTTATAAGAGATCTCTACAACCATGCTCGTCAGGGTTTGAGTGAAGATTTAGTTGCTGCTCTCCTAGAGACTGCTAAAAAACTACCAACTACAAATGAGCAATTATTAGCAGTCCAACTCTCAGGACTTGTCAATCGTGAATTGCTCATCAATCCCAAACATCCAGCACCTGAATTGATCAACTTGGCGCGCTTTATCAAAAGAGAAGAGGCTAAGTACAGGGGCACGGCAGTTTCTGCTATCATGTTTGGTGAACTCTTTAAGATGCTTTGATTCCATTGTGAATCAAAGCATTTTTATATGCTCCGAAAGAAATTCTTAATGAGGAGACGAAAAAAACCATCCCATTCAGGATAGCTTCTTGTTTATTAGATTTGTTCAGCGATGACCTTTTCAGCTAGGTTCATAGCATGGTCAGACACACGAGTGTAGTGGGAAATGATGTCGATAAAGTTGACTCCAGCTTGTGTAGAACACTCACCCTTGTTAAGGCGTTTGATGTGGGTCTTTCTGAGAACGCGTTCCATATTGTTGATTTCTTTATGGCGTCCAATCAGACTCTGAGCTTTTTCAATATCATTGTTTTCCACACTATCAAGGGCCTCCTTGATAAATGCAGTTGTTGCTTGATAAATCTCAGCTAATTCCTCTAAAGCAGCATCAGAAAATTGAACATTCTTACGTTGGAGGTAGTCTGTTAGGTTGAGCAAGCCTTCTGCGTGGTC
This genomic stretch from Streptococcus sp. 1643 harbors:
- a CDS encoding bacteriocin immunity protein, whose product is MAEPNLESLIRDLYNHARQGLSEDLVAALLETAKKLPTTNEQLLAVQLSGLVNRELLINPKHPAPELINLARFIKREEAKYRGTAVSAIMFGELFKML